Proteins encoded in a region of the Rothia mucilaginosa genome:
- a CDS encoding ArsR/SmtB family transcription factor: protein MTQSQHTDQTKTTHAHYAAEQVAKHVAEHAAEHASAHAHEAPTYAPRIEGNSPKDWEEQFGGSVAIFSALANPLRLALAHHLMHRPHSVSELHTCLGISQPLASHHLRILREAHVIDREQQGRTTIYRLKDDHISHIVLDVYEHTREHHAD from the coding sequence ATGACTCAGAGCCAGCACACAGACCAGACCAAAACCACCCACGCTCACTACGCCGCCGAGCAGGTAGCGAAGCACGTAGCCGAGCACGCCGCAGAGCATGCCTCAGCGCACGCCCACGAGGCGCCCACCTACGCACCCCGCATCGAAGGCAACAGCCCCAAAGACTGGGAGGAGCAGTTCGGCGGATCCGTCGCGATTTTCTCTGCGCTCGCTAACCCGTTGCGCTTGGCGCTTGCGCACCACCTGATGCACCGCCCGCACAGTGTGAGCGAACTGCACACCTGCCTGGGCATTTCGCAGCCGCTCGCATCGCACCACCTGCGCATCCTGCGTGAGGCGCACGTCATTGACCGTGAGCAGCAGGGCCGCACCACCATTTACCGTCTGAAGGACGACCACATTAGCCACATTGTGCTTGACGTGTATGAGCATACGCGTGAGCATCATGCGGACTAG